In Glandiceps talaboti chromosome 4, keGlaTala1.1, whole genome shotgun sequence, a single window of DNA contains:
- the LOC144434053 gene encoding tRNA (cytosine(38)-C(5))-methyltransferase-like, which yields MVLRVLELYSGIGGMHYAVMESGVSAEVVAAVDINTIANQVYQVNFPDSNLMQRSIEGITVNQFDKLKIDVILMSPPCQPFTRIGLQADSADPRTKSFFHVLDLIQRSSAPPGFILLENVKGFESSDTRNHLITTLKNCHYQFQEFLLSPNQFGIPNSRLRYFLLAKRHPHQFHFKLTDQILESLPNKCANSCCGEAHDSAIGHMKGDSSLPKDSEGVGETSESAPSVGENTNTETVEAKPLCASPSDSAASTSSCLATGDNGKQTVAMETTPIVMPTQCCQNSCTCANVQLSVQCSGDSFTDKDEMKYIREFLEDEGKDFSQYLVGEKILVRFGRLMDIVKPSCQRSCCFTKGYHHYVEGTGSVLQMNTQIDMAETFKKIFTLSDDDPNKIQLLSSLQLRYFTPREVASLMSFPHHFNFPESTSLKQRYRLLGNSLNVHVVARLLKDYLLDNCFQIEK from the exons ATGGTTCTCCGAGTTCTGGAGTTGTACAGTGGGATTGGAGGAATGCATTATGCTGTTATGG AGAGTGGAGTGTCAGCCGAGGTAGTAGCAGCTGTTGATATTAATACCATAGCTAATCAAGTGTACCAAGTCAACTTTCCTGATAGTAATCTTATGCAGCGAAGTATCGAG GGAATCACAGTGAATCAATTTGATAAACTGAAGATAGATGTGATCTTGATGAGTCCACCATGCCAACCATTTACCAG GATAGGTCTACAGGCTGACTCAGCTGATCCAAGAACAAAgagtttttttcatgttttagaTCTGATACAAAG GTCATCAGCTCCACCAGGGTTTATTCTACTTGAAAATGTGAAAGGCTTTGAGAGTTCAGATACTAG GAATCACTTAATTACAACATTGAAGAATTGTCATTATCAATTCCAG GAGTTTCTCCTCTCTCCAAATCAGTTTGGAATTCCAAATTCCAGATTGCGATATTTTCTACTGGCCAAAAGACATCCGCACCAGTTCCATTTTAAGCTAACAGATCAG ATTCTTGAGAGCCTTCCAAACAAGTGTGCAAACAGTTGTTGTGGTGAAGCTCATGACTCTGCCATTGGACACATGAAAGGTGATAGCAGCTTGCCCAAGGATAGTGAAGGGGTAGGTGAAACAAGTGAGAGTGCGCCCTCTGTAGGtgaaaacacaaacactgaaacTGTTGAAGCAAAACCACTTTGTGCAAGTCCATCAGACTCTGCTGCAAGCACAAGTTCATGCTTAGCAACGGGAGATAATGGGAAACAGACTGTTGCCATGGAGACCACTCCAATCGTTATGCCAACACAATGTTGTCAAAACTCTTGTACATGTGCAAATGTACAGCTATCAGTACAATGTAGTGGTGATAGTTTCACTGACAAAGATGAAATGAAGTACATCAGAGAATTTCTAGAGGATGAAGGCAAGGATTTTAGTCAGTATTTAGTCGGTGAGAAGATACTGGTGAGATTTGGTAGACTTATGGACATTGTGAAACCATCCTGTCAGAGATCATGCTGTTTTACTAAAGG ATACCACCATTATGTAGAAGGTACAGGATCAGTACTTCAGATGAACACACAAATTGAT ATGGCAGAGACTTTTAAAAAGATCTTTACACTCTCAGATGATGATCCTAATAAAATACAACTCCTATCTAGTCTACAACTGAGATATTTCACTCCTAGAGAAGTAGCCAGTCTCATGAGTTTCCCTCACCATTTCA ATTTCCCTGAATCTACATCTTTGAAGCAGCGATATCGTCTCCTTGGCAACAGCCTAAATGTTCATGTCGTTGCCAGGCTTTTAAAAGACTATTTACTTGACAActgttttcaaattgaaaagtaa